From a region of the Mercurialis annua linkage group LG1-X, ddMerAnnu1.2, whole genome shotgun sequence genome:
- the LOC126657578 gene encoding 2-isopropylmalate synthase 1, chloroplastic-like, with the protein MAAAASSSISSATPPRTFPISRITSSKLLPHYQLHLQRRFTQNPNISISFPSNSTHKPPLIVCSSSSSGEPLRRPRPDYIPNRIPDPNYVRIFDTTLRDGEQSPGATLTSKEKIDIARQLSKLGVDIIEAGFPAASKDDFEAVKTIAKEVGNEVDGDGYVPVICGLSRCNENDIRTAWEAVKYAKRARIHTFIATSGIHMEYKLRKSKEEVVEIARSMVKFARSLGCDDVEFSPEDAGRSDREFLYHILGEVIKAGATTLNIPDTVGITLPSEFGKLIADIKANTAGIDDVIISTHCQNDLGLSTANTLAGAYAGARQLEVTINGIGERAGNASLEEVVMAIKCRGEHILGGLYTGINPRHITMTSKMVEEYTGLQVQPHKAIVGANAFAHESGIHQDGMLKHKSTYEIISPEDIGLERSNDAGIVLGKLSGRHALKDRLTELGYDLNDEQLSTIFWRFKAVAETKKRVTDADLIALVSDEVFQPEIVWKLADLQVACGTLGLSTATVKLFSADGEEHVACSVGSGPVDAGYKAVDLIVKERVELLEYSLIAVTEGIDAIATTRVLIRGESDHTSTHALTGEPFQRTFSGSGAGMDIVVSSVKAYIGALNKMLALKQ; encoded by the exons ATGGCTGCTGCTGCTTCTTCTTCTATCTCATCAGCAACACCACCACGCACATTCCCAATCTCTCGAATTACATCCTCAAAGCTACTCCCTCATTATCAGCTTCACTTACAACGCCGTTTCACTcaaaatcccaacatttcaatTTCATTTCCCTCCAATTCCACCCACAAACCACCCCTCATTGTctgctcctcctcctcctccggcGAGCCTCTCCGTCGTCCCCGCCCTGATTACATCCCCAACCGCATACCGGACCCCAACTACGTCCGAATCTTCGACACAACCCTCCGCGACGGGGAACAATCACCCGGCGCAACTCTAACTTCAAAGGAAAAGATCGACATTGCCCGCCAGCTGTCCAAGCTCGGCGTAGACATAATCGAAGCGGGTTTTCCGGCCGCCTCTAAGGATGATTTCGAGGCAGTGAAAACAATTGCGAAAGAGGTTGGAAATGAGGTTGATGGGGATGGTTATGTGCCCGTGATTTGCGGATTATCCAGGTGTAATGAGAATGATATTAGGACAGCTTGGGAAGCGGTTAAGTATGCGAAAAGAGCGAGGATACATACGTTTATTGCGACGAGTGGGATACATATGGAGTATAAGCTGAGGAAGAGTAAAGAGGAAGTTGTTGAGATAGCTAGAAGTATGGTTAAGTTTGCTAGAAGTTTAGGGTGTGATGATGTTGAGTTTAGCCCTGAAGATGCTGGCAG ATCTGACAGAGAGTTCTTATATCATATCTTGGGTGAAGTTATCAAGGCTGGTGCAACAACTCTGAACATACCTGATACTGTTGGTATAACTTTGCCTAGCGAGTTTGGGAAATTGATTGCAGACATAAAAGCCAATACTGCAGGAATTGATGATGTCATTATTTCAACACACTGCCAAAATGATCTTGGACTTTCTACTGCCAACACTTTAGCA GGGGCCTATGCAGGTGCAAGACAATTGGAAGTAACAATTAATGGCATTGGTGAAAGAGCTGGAAACGCTTCCCTAGAGGAG GTTGTAATGGCGATAAAATGCCGCGGAGAGCATATTCTAGGAGGTCTTTACACCGGAATCAATCCTAGGCACATCACTATGACAAGCAAGATG GTTGAAGAGTACACCGGGTTGCAAGTTCAGCCACACAAGGCTATTGTTGGAGCTAATGCTTTTGCTCATGAAAGTGGTATACATCAG GATGGAATGCTAAAACACAAAAGCACATATGAAATTATTTCTCCTGAAGATATTGGGCTCGAACGATCTAATGATGCTGGGATTGTCCTTGGAAAACTTAG tggCCGCCATGCTTTGAAGGATAGACTAACGGAG CTTGGGTATGACCTGAATGATGAGCAATTAAGCACGATCTTTTGGCGTTTCAAGGCTGTAGCTGAAACCAAAAAG AGAGTTACTGATGCAGACCTGATAGCGTTGGTGTCGGATGAAGTTTTCCAGCCAGAAATAGTTTGGAAGCTTGCCGATTTGCAG GTCGCTTGCGGAACACTGGGTCTCTCTACTGCAACAGTCAAACTTTTTAGTGCTGATGGTGAAGAGCACGTAGCATGTTCTGTTGGTTCTGGACCGGTAGATGCAGGATACAAGGCTGTTGATCTCATTGTGAAG GAACGGGTTGAACTTCTTGAATACTCCCTGATTGCTGTTACTGAAGGTATTGATGCAATAGCCACTACCCGCGTACTAATTCGTGGTGAGAGTGATCACACATCTACTCATGCATTAACAGGCGAACCTTTCCAACGGACATTTAG TGGGTCTGGTGCTGGAATGGACATTGTTGTTTCGAGTGTGAAGGCGTATATTGGTGCATTGAATAAGATGTTAGCTTTAAAGCAATAG